AAATTCTTTTTCTAAATTTGCTGAAAAGTTTCCTATTATGTTTGACCCAATGAATAAATTCCTAACTAGTTGCTGTTCTTCCTCCCACGATGAATTTTCATTAGTTGTACAGAAAGGAGCTTTTTGCCTACCACTGCAGTTCTCTTCATCATTACACCAAGAATCATCAGTCCAATATTCATTGGATGGATTCGATATATTTGTTAATTCACAATCAGTAGATTTATCTGAGCAATTATTTACAATCCAAAAATAATTAAATAATCTCCCTCGAGAATTGTCATTAAATAATGAACGTAATCTAGCGATCCCTGAATAAGAAGAAGCTTTTGCTAGAAGTTCTTGTCTATTTATTCTTGATCCAGTTAGGCTTAATATTGATGCCGCCATTAAGCCACTTACACCTACTGCAATTCCAATTCCTATTATTAATATTTGAGGTAAAGCAAATCCTTGATTATTTTTTATGAAACTAATTTGAAAAAATTTTTTCCAATAAAACATTTAATTAAAAAAGTTTGAAAACAAACTTTTAGTTTTCTTATAGACTAAGAATTATTGTTGACACGGACGGTAGGTTCTAACCCCTTTACCATCAGCTTCTGTGGCTGCTTTTGCTGTGAATTCATAAACTTCAGAAAGAGCAACTTGCGGAGCATAACAACCTGTTACTGCACTTCCATTCGCAGCATATGCAGTCCCATTGGGATTCGCTAATACTTGAAACTCTTCGTTCCCATTAATAGTTGCTAACTGAAATGAAATAGCATAATGTCCAGATGACGAGACAAATGAAGTATCAGTATTAGCTAGTGCAACTGGAGTTGCATTTTTGCAAACTGGGCCACCAGTAGTAGCAGCATCTGAATGTCCGCATTTTTGAAATTTTGCGTATTCTGAAAGTTGCAGAGCAGTTGAAGGTAAACCTCCATATTCAGTTTGGTAGGCAGTAGCTGCTTTAATCAGTGCCGCAACAATTCCAGTGGCCTCTTTTTGTTTAGCTTTATCAGCAGCAGTCATGAATTGTGGAATTGCTATCGATGATAAAATTCCAATCATCATAACGACAACAATTAATTCAACTAATGTAAATCCATCTTCTGAATTCAATTGCTGAATAGAAGAAAGATTTTTAATTTTATTAATTCTTAGTTTTGGGCTAAATAAACTAGACCTGAAAAATTTTCTCATTTTTAGAAAAATTTTATACCTACTAGTAATTTTACTGTTTCTTTCAAAATGTGACAATAAAAAACCATTTTGTAATATTGAAAATTATATCTAATGTTTAAATTTCTGTTTTTTTACAATTTCTATATATAAATAAAATAAATAAAGTAATTTATATTATCAATAATGTTTTTGAAACAAAAAAAGATGATCATAAAAAAAATTAGAAAAAAACAGGAAAATGGCTTTTCAATAGCTAATCTTTCTGTTGCTTTAGCCATTATTGGGATTCTGGCAACAATGTTGGTGCCAAATTTTTCTTCCGCGCTTGAATTTTTAGAGGTTTTGGTAGCGGAAAAATATTTATTAAAAAGCGTTAGGGAATGCCAGTCAGATTTAATAAAAAACGAATTATCTCCTCAATATGATTTGCAAATTAATAATTCTGGAATAGGAATTTTTAAAAACAACAAATATATTTTTTCTTACACAGGTAATCAAGGTGCATGTATTAATGAAATGAATACAGAGGGAAACAGAATTAAAATAACAAAATCTAGTACTGGACAAAACTTAAATTACTCATTAATAATAAATGTAATTACTGGGGAGAAAACTTATGAGGGTCAACTTCCAGTATGGCTTGATTGGTGGGAAGGAGCTTACTCACCAATTATTCCAGAAAATGATCCCTTATTAAATGAATACCAATAAGTTTACAGAATTACTCTAAATCATTCTCAATTCTAAAATGTAAATCTTCTGCAGCAAATTGCCAATAATGTTTGGTTGAAAATATTAATTTATCTATTTTTCTTAAATCAGCCTCTAGCCACTTAGGCCCTAAATGAGATAGTTGAAATTCCTCTTCAAATACTTTTTTGCCATTTCTATAAGCTTCTATTTTTAATTCTTCTCCATTCGCCTTACCCCACCCTACAGTAAAATAACCCCCCACAAAATCGAAAGTTTTTCCTTTGAAAGCCTCTATAGTGACTGGATGCCCAGAACTGCTATATGCTATTCCATGGCCACTATTCAATATATTCACGTATCCTGGACCTCTTGCTGTTTTATTATTTATTGCCAAAAGATAATTCCATTTTAATCCCAAGTGTCCGTCAGGAATTTTCTCAAGATCTGAATATTGAATCCAATCAAAGTTTTCTATTTTCAATTTACCCGCAATTGGCAACTTATTTTCACCTGCAACAATATTCATTAACTCGATTGGAGCATGATTGACATTAATGATTTTTTTTTGCATCCAATTTATTGATTTACTTTTGAAAATTAATTGCCAGTTTCCTTTGTAAACAGGAAATATAAATTCACTATTTTTCCCTAACTTAACATGTTCCTTTTTTTTATTTGGGCTTATCGCTTTAATAGTTAAATCACTAGGTAATTTTTGTTCCCTTCCCTTAATTTGTCCTTTGATAGTTAAATTTGGAGCTAAGCCTACCCAGTTTGGAGGCTCTTTTGCAATTAAACCTCCAGGGGAGCCAATCTTTCGCAAGAAAAATATTTTTTGAGTCTTGTTTCCTGTTGTTATTCGCCAATTTGGCGGTTCTAAAACTTTAAAAGTATATAGTTCATTATTTTTATTTATATGCCTATAGTTTGAACTTCCCAAGGCCATTTTGAAGTTTGTATATCCGTTTGCATTTGATTTTGCAATGACGCTTATTCCATCTGGTTTAATTAATTCTGTTTCAACTCCCACCATAGATTTATCTCCTAAATCATATATTCCATTTCTATTCCTATCATGGAAAATATAAACAGATATATTTAGATTTCCTGGTTCGAGTCGATTAAAATTACTTTTCTCATATGGGTGAGCTTTGACAAAAATATTGATCGTAGATAAAGAAATGATAAAAAGCTTGGTAAAAAATTTCTTAAAAATTGAATTCTTAAAATCTAGACTTTTTATTTTTTTCAAGTATTTTGATCTCTCGATTACCATTTCATAAATCATTTGTAAATATTGTACTTTTTACCTAAACCAAGGAGGTATTAGAGATTCATCTTGATTTATTTCAAGTTTAGAGCTTTCGTTTGTTTCTTCTAAGTTCACTCTCTTATTGGAAGTATTAAATTTTTCAACGGTTTTTGTGATAGTAAATTTTTGTTTGTTTTCACTAATACCTGAAAGTGATGGTTGTTCATTGATATCAGATATTTGGCTATTTCTACTGCCTGAGCCATTCCCATTTCCTGTTCCATTCCCTATTCCATTCCCTATTCCATTTCCTATTCCATTCCCTACTCCATTTCCTACTCCATTTCCTACTCCATTTCCTACTCCATTTCCTACTCCATTCCCTATTCCATTCCCTATTCCATTTCCTATTCCATTCCCTACTCCATTTCCTACTCCATTCCCTATTCCATTCCCTACTCCATTTCCTATTCCATTTCCTACTCCATTTCCTACTCCATTTCCTACTCCATTTCCTACTCCATTCCCTACTCCATTTCCTACTCCATTCCCTACTCCATTCCCTACTCCATTCCCTACTCCATTCCCTACTCCATTTCCTACTCCATTCCCTACTCCATTTCCTATTCCATTTCCTATTCCATTCCCTACTCCATTTCCTATTCCATTTCCTATTCCATTCCCTACTCCATTTCCTATTCCATTTCCTATTCCATTTCCTATTCCATTTCCTACTCCATTTCCTACTCCATTTCCTATTCCATTTCCTACTCCATTTCCTATTCCATTTCCTACTCCATTTCCTACCCCATTTCCTTGGGAGATAAGAGAACCGCAAGTTATATAATCCTTTTCTCCTTTATCATATCCTGAAAATTCTTTAACTAAACTCACGCCACTTGTGGGACTATAACAACCAATAACGGCATTCCCTTCATCTTTGTAATTTAAACCGTTTGGATTAGCTTTAACCAGAAACATTGAACCCTCTTCCCTAATATAGGATGAAGACATCTCAATTTTGTAATTACCAGAGGGCGAGAAAAAGCTTATATCATTTTTTTCTACAGGAGTTGGTTTTATATTCTTGCAAGATAATCTTCCATTTATATCGACATCATTTGCATTACATTTTTTCAAATCTGAAAATTTAATTATTTCGCCAAAGGATGAAGGTAAATAAGCATATAAGCCGTAATTTGATTTTGCTGCTTTGAGAATTGAATTTACAATTAAGGTAGCTTCTTTTTGTTTCGCTTTATTCTGTGACGAATTGAATATAGGGAATATTATCGATCCTGTTATGCCAAGAAGAGTAATAACAAATATGAATTCTACAAATGAAAACCCATTAATTTTTGAGTTCTTATTTAATAAGTATTTATTATGTTTATTTGTATTTATCAAAATTTCGTTATTAGATTTCTGTGAAAAATGCTCTCAATATTAAAGGAGCCACCGAAATTGACTTTATGTTTTTTCCATCTCCATAGACCTCTAAATTTCTTTGAAATTTAATATCAATATTGCCTTTTGTCTTTTTGTTTAAGGTAATAGGAGGAGATAATTCAACATTATAAAAAAGATATTTTGTCTTTTCTCCATAGCTTTCTATAAAATTTTCATTTAAACCAATTGCAGTTAGTTTATACCCGTTGTAGTTTAAATCGCATCTAGAGAAAGTCCCGCCATTATTATCACAATATTTGTTATCTAGATTGTTTAAACCTCGCCAATTAGTAAGTTTTTCACTGAACTTTTTCGGAACTTCGAAATTATCTTTTGCTTTCAGAACATTTTTAGGACCTTTTTTACCAGTATTCCACGAGTTCTCATTTGAAGAGAATTTTCCTGAAACGGTAAATTTATTTTTAAAGATAATGGAAATATATTTATATTCTCTATTATCAAGATTATTTTCTGGTATTTCTAATTTTGAATTATTTGTTAAGTTTAATTTCCTGGAATTAATTTTTTTATCATACAAGCTTAAACATAATGAGCCTGCATAATCAGGAGTAGTTCTAAACTCTGGAAATGGATTTTTTGGACATATATCTACTTTTTCAATTTCTACATTGTATGAATAAGCTTTTATTAGGCAAGGAACACCTTTAGGAATTTTACTATTGCAATTTAAAATTGTTGAAGAGGCATGTATAGGCTTTAATTGGAAAGAAGTAAAACTTGTAAGATAAGCTATTAAAAAATATGATATTTTACTAATTTTCATTATTCAAAAAAAACTCTTGGATTTAAATTCCTTTGTAAAATTTATTTGATTAATATTTTATACCTAATTTGGGATCAATCCAAAAACATTTAGAGATGAATAAAAAATGATTTTTGCTTCCTATTATCTCAAATGTCTTCTTAGATAATTTTTTTGTATTAATAATGTGTTTAATTTTTCTATCTTTTTTTGATGTATCATAACCATATTCAATTGTAGTGATAATTAATTTGTTATCAAGAAGTTTCGAATAAAATTCAATTGAATCTTCACTAAAATATCCAGATTCGTATCTTTCACTTTTTAGAAAAAATTCATCTTTTTTCTGATCATAAAAATATAATTTACCATCATTTAAATCAAAAATATAATCATTATATTTTTCATCTTGTATATTTGATTCACA
The Prochlorococcus marinus XMU1411 genome window above contains:
- a CDS encoding type II secretion system protein; translated protein: MIIKKIRKKQENGFSIANLSVALAIIGILATMLVPNFSSALEFLEVLVAEKYLLKSVRECQSDLIKNELSPQYDLQINNSGIGIFKNNKYIFSYTGNQGACINEMNTEGNRIKITKSSTGQNLNYSLIINVITGEKTYEGQLPVWLDWWEGAYSPIIPENDPLLNEYQ
- a CDS encoding type II secretion system protein → MRKFFRSSLFSPKLRINKIKNLSSIQQLNSEDGFTLVELIVVVMMIGILSSIAIPQFMTAADKAKQKEATGIVAALIKAATAYQTEYGGLPSTALQLSEYAKFQKCGHSDAATTGGPVCKNATPVALANTDTSFVSSSGHYAISFQLATINGNEEFQVLANPNGTAYAANGSAVTGCYAPQVALSEVYEFTAKAATEADGKGVRTYRPCQQ
- a CDS encoding type II secretion system protein, whose product is MINTNKHNKYLLNKNSKINGFSFVEFIFVITLLGITGSIIFPIFNSSQNKAKQKEATLIVNSILKAAKSNYGLYAYLPSSFGEIIKFSDLKKCNANDVDINGRLSCKNIKPTPVEKNDISFFSPSGNYKIEMSSSYIREEGSMFLVKANPNGLNYKDEGNAVIGCYSPTSGVSLVKEFSGYDKGEKDYITCGSLISQGNGVGNGVGNGIGNGVGNGIGNGVGNGVGNGIGNGIGNGIGNGVGNGIGNGIGNGVGNGIGNGIGNGVGNGVGNGVGNGVGNGVGNGVGNGVGNGVGNGVGNGVGNGVGNGVGNGIGNGVGNGIGNGVGNGVGNGIGNGIGNGIGNGVGNGVGNGVGNGVGNGVGNGIGNGIGNGIGNGTGNGNGSGSRNSQISDINEQPSLSGISENKQKFTITKTVEKFNTSNKRVNLEETNESSKLEINQDESLIPPWFR